In Cellvibrio polysaccharolyticus, a genomic segment contains:
- the modB gene encoding molybdate ABC transporter permease subunit, giving the protein MLTDAEWEVLILSAQVGISATLVCLIPGVFFGWLLARKNFMAKPIVESILFMPMVLPPTVPGYLLLVTFGSQGVAGQWLKNNFGIELAFNWKGAVLAAATIAFPLMVQAAKLSVQMIDKRFELAASTLGSSPVKVWFTVTLPLMLPGILIGSIMVFSRSLGEFGATITFVGNIAGETRTLPLAIYSATNQINGEAIATRLILICVTIAFLSLLLSNLLTRRVERWLGVQNA; this is encoded by the coding sequence ATGCTGACCGATGCAGAATGGGAAGTACTGATACTTTCAGCACAGGTAGGTATCAGTGCAACACTGGTGTGCTTGATTCCAGGCGTTTTTTTCGGCTGGCTGTTAGCACGAAAAAACTTTATGGCGAAGCCGATTGTTGAATCTATTTTATTCATGCCCATGGTGCTACCGCCTACGGTACCGGGTTACTTGTTGCTGGTTACCTTTGGCAGCCAGGGGGTTGCCGGGCAGTGGTTGAAAAACAATTTCGGTATTGAGCTTGCTTTCAACTGGAAAGGCGCCGTTCTGGCTGCCGCCACTATTGCTTTCCCATTGATGGTGCAAGCGGCAAAACTGTCGGTACAAATGATCGATAAACGTTTTGAACTGGCAGCCAGCACACTTGGCTCCAGCCCCGTTAAAGTCTGGTTTACCGTTACCCTGCCGCTGATGCTACCCGGCATTCTGATTGGCTCCATTATGGTGTTCAGCCGCTCATTGGGAGAGTTCGGGGCAACCATTACTTTTGTGGGCAATATTGCCGGTGAGACAAGAACCCTGCCGCTGGCTATTTACTCTGCGACCAACCAGATTAATGGTGAAGCGATTGCCACACGGTTAATCCTGATCTGCGTAACGATTGCTTTCCTGTCATTGTTACTCAGTAATTTGCTAACACGCCGGGTAGAACGTTGGCTGGGAGTGCAAAATGCTTGA
- a CDS encoding winged helix-turn-helix domain-containing protein: protein MSNKPHKHLAGSHLKVQARLMLDEEIAFGPGKADLLDAIHATGSISAAGKQLGMSYRRTWMLVDSMNRCFQQPLVETATGGAKGGGSQLSALGVEVLKHYRELQAAIDLVTREHFPVFQPWLRSSPLPATA from the coding sequence ATGAGTAACAAACCACATAAGCACCTTGCTGGTTCACATCTTAAAGTGCAGGCACGGCTGATGCTGGATGAGGAAATTGCTTTTGGGCCCGGCAAGGCCGATTTACTGGATGCTATTCATGCTACCGGCTCTATTTCTGCTGCGGGTAAACAATTGGGTATGAGTTACCGACGTACCTGGATGCTGGTGGATAGTATGAATCGCTGCTTTCAGCAGCCCTTGGTGGAAACGGCGACTGGCGGGGCTAAAGGGGGTGGTAGCCAGCTTTCTGCCTTGGGTGTTGAGGTGCTCAAGCACTACCGGGAATTACAAGCTGCTATTGACCTTGTGACCCGGGAACACTTTCCTGTGTTTCAACCCTGGTTACGATCAAGCCCTTTGCCGGCAACTGCCTGA
- a CDS encoding DUF3859 domain-containing protein, translated as MAKKKVEVRLMTRGIYTQWDNKSKELPELIKMTRDIPCELDIEFGYVVNIKKAKNKKLHYCIYHPNIPDEDGKPMPPFAGEEYVKQNDWNFFIGDTIWKPVENKIGNWRITLMIEDELIADETFNLY; from the coding sequence ATGGCAAAAAAGAAAGTTGAAGTACGCTTGATGACCCGGGGCATTTACACCCAGTGGGACAACAAATCCAAAGAATTGCCCGAGTTAATAAAAATGACCCGGGATATCCCCTGCGAACTGGACATTGAATTCGGTTATGTAGTCAATATCAAAAAAGCGAAAAATAAAAAACTGCATTACTGCATCTACCACCCGAACATTCCCGATGAAGACGGCAAACCCATGCCGCCTTTCGCAGGTGAAGAATACGTAAAGCAAAATGACTGGAATTTTTTCATCGGCGACACCATCTGGAAACCGGTAGAAAACAAAATCGGCAACTGGCGAATCACCTTGATGATTGAAGACGAACTGATTGCGGACGAGACATTTAATCTTTACTGA
- a CDS encoding alpha/beta hydrolase has protein sequence MVIGKALAAIIGLFELVALNHGAHTAIKDEDTFFNGFMECVDAGLAGAGNTHEKPVGNVQKNCGDSSRKAASRGRFRVATGVCQDLLRGGVRRSWQGREALCCDHLDKNRRIRMKYRHFWQVCTSALAMLLLAVNAQAHNFSAHTNIQWADPDGHPLTLDIYVPDTGKSSYPVLVIYHGGGWLINNNSIMNEMSKYIASHGDYVVANMNYRLLGDNNNSVTANQIVEDVFGGLLWVKEHIATYKGDPERVAVTGDSAGGHLTSMILVAGRNLNSKGFDAEKPGFNPVYLPKGESAESVASRDGLKVQAAVISYGAFDLYQAAKNGFETESNVFWMMSEARPRGIFGPDKNTDNAEAWYKAVSPIYNIPDAKQYKLPPQFHHVAENDKVTTPESIKKYVDLLEKAGQEVTYTLYPGRNHAFLDNGCNEFLQVCFDRDAPVALDDILTFLNGIFYPAAQ, from the coding sequence GTGGTAATTGGCAAAGCGCTCGCCGCGATAATCGGCCTCTTTGAGCTTGTAGCTCTGAATCATGGTGCCCATACCGCCATCAAGGATGAGGATACGTTCTTTAATGGCTTTATGGAGTGCGTCGATGCGGGCCTGGCTGGTGCTGGGAATACTCATGAAAAACCTGTCGGCAATGTACAAAAAAATTGCGGCGATTCTAGCAGAAAAGCCGCCTCACGTGGCCGTTTCCGGGTGGCGACAGGCGTTTGCCAGGATTTGTTAAGGGGCGGTGTGCGCCGTAGCTGGCAGGGTCGGGAGGCGCTATGCTGCGACCATCTTGATAAAAATCGGAGAATAAGGATGAAATATCGGCATTTTTGGCAGGTTTGCACCTCGGCGCTGGCGATGTTGCTGCTGGCAGTGAACGCTCAGGCGCACAATTTTTCAGCCCATACCAACATCCAATGGGCGGATCCCGACGGCCACCCGCTGACGCTGGATATCTACGTGCCGGATACCGGCAAGTCATCTTACCCGGTGCTGGTGATTTATCACGGTGGCGGCTGGCTGATTAACAACAATTCGATCATGAATGAGATGTCAAAGTACATCGCCAGCCATGGCGACTATGTGGTCGCCAATATGAATTACCGCCTGTTGGGCGATAACAACAATAGTGTCACCGCCAATCAGATCGTAGAAGATGTTTTCGGTGGTTTGCTCTGGGTAAAAGAGCATATCGCTACATATAAAGGTGACCCCGAGCGGGTGGCTGTAACGGGCGACAGCGCGGGAGGGCACCTGACGTCCATGATTCTGGTCGCTGGTCGAAATTTGAACAGCAAGGGCTTTGACGCGGAAAAGCCGGGTTTTAATCCGGTTTACCTGCCCAAAGGGGAAAGTGCTGAAAGCGTCGCCAGTCGGGATGGTTTGAAGGTTCAGGCGGCCGTTATCAGTTATGGCGCTTTTGACCTGTATCAGGCCGCAAAAAACGGCTTTGAAACGGAATCCAATGTTTTTTGGATGATGTCGGAAGCCAGGCCGCGCGGGATTTTTGGTCCGGATAAAAATACCGATAATGCCGAAGCCTGGTACAAGGCCGTGTCGCCCATTTATAACATTCCTGATGCGAAGCAATACAAGCTGCCGCCACAGTTCCATCATGTGGCTGAAAATGACAAGGTAACAACGCCGGAATCGATTAAAAAGTATGTCGATTTACTGGAAAAAGCGGGGCAGGAGGTGACTTACACCCTGTATCCTGGCCGTAACCACGCGTTTCTCGACAATGGTTGCAATGAGTTTTTGCAAGTCTGCTTTGATCGGGATGCTCCAGTGGCATTGGATGACATACTGACATTTTTGAACGGCATTTTTTACCCTGCTGCCCAATAA
- a CDS encoding EF-hand domain-containing protein — translation MKTTRLLLPVLMASLLAACQTSGPENTAAAANTEKQPTSLSAGRHGAVGEQERKAFIAEHVTDASEELTWEAFKAFRTERFNGGDQDGNGSLSEDEYVDEYATRLEQQIAGERKGHAEQTLARFNALDKDKDGFISPAEYNASGDRAWQLFDKENAGVIKTAEHKTEQPRQGFRSVLGMPTSHNISGFMELYDESGEGVVSRADYQRQRDASFAATDANSDGKLSLEEYQDEFEGRVDRQANRVREAQLKQAHVRFGVLDTNKDKAISLEEYLASGERTFKRWDTNGDGVVSAADPLPVRQEMPRSGKDAAANKKSAQ, via the coding sequence ATGAAAACCACACGTCTTTTACTACCAGTGTTGATGGCATCCTTGTTGGCCGCTTGCCAGACCAGCGGCCCGGAAAATACCGCCGCTGCTGCGAACACTGAAAAACAACCGACCAGTTTGTCGGCCGGTCGTCACGGTGCGGTGGGCGAACAGGAGCGCAAAGCGTTTATCGCTGAGCATGTCACCGATGCCAGTGAGGAATTGACCTGGGAAGCTTTCAAAGCTTTTCGTACCGAGCGCTTCAATGGCGGCGATCAGGATGGTAATGGCAGCCTGAGTGAAGATGAATACGTGGACGAATATGCAACCCGTCTGGAGCAACAAATTGCCGGTGAGCGCAAAGGTCATGCCGAGCAAACTCTGGCGCGTTTCAACGCGTTGGATAAAGACAAGGACGGATTTATTTCTCCGGCAGAATACAACGCCTCCGGTGATCGCGCCTGGCAGCTTTTCGATAAAGAAAATGCCGGTGTTATTAAAACCGCTGAACACAAAACAGAACAACCACGCCAGGGTTTTCGTTCCGTGCTGGGTATGCCGACCTCACACAACATCAGCGGTTTTATGGAGTTGTATGACGAGAGCGGTGAAGGTGTTGTCAGCCGGGCAGATTATCAGCGTCAACGCGATGCATCCTTTGCAGCCACTGACGCCAATAGTGACGGCAAGCTGAGCCTTGAAGAATATCAGGATGAATTTGAAGGTCGGGTGGATCGTCAGGCCAATCGCGTTCGTGAAGCACAATTGAAACAGGCGCATGTTCGTTTTGGTGTGCTGGATACCAACAAAGACAAAGCCATTTCGCTGGAAGAATATCTGGCGTCGGGCGAGCGTACCTTCAAGCGGTGGGATACCAACGGTGACGGTGTGGTTTCTGCCGCTGATCCGTTACCGGTACGCCAGGAAATGCCACGCAGCGGTAAAGATGCTGCTGCAAACAAAAAATCTGCTCAATAA
- a CDS encoding DUF4198 domain-containing protein — protein MPSFRKLLSVGLFSAALGSSFASAHTPYIAPATFDPLFQGWVTMDASFADAFFIPEVVFDNSEFHVIDPAGVKSAPLTVERLKTRAVVEHQLKEKGTYRFSTGVRHGAIFRTYEQNGERKSLRDPNEALPEGAKLLDHFQSVTLAESYITLGAPNENALKPYGKGLEVVPVSHPNDVYEGEKFRVQVQFDGKPLADQSVQIFPTYVGKDGHAKAILDVKTDSKGFADLALPKAATYLLQTRYRHAAPKGAEAPQYSYTYTLSFEVGKQ, from the coding sequence ATGCCCAGCTTCCGCAAGCTCCTGTCTGTTGGACTTTTCTCTGCCGCCCTTGGCAGCTCATTTGCCAGCGCACATACCCCTTACATTGCTCCCGCCACCTTTGATCCCTTGTTTCAAGGCTGGGTGACGATGGATGCCTCTTTCGCCGATGCGTTTTTTATCCCGGAAGTGGTGTTTGATAACAGCGAGTTTCACGTCATTGATCCGGCCGGGGTGAAGTCTGCACCGCTTACCGTAGAGCGCTTGAAAACCCGCGCTGTGGTGGAGCATCAGCTGAAAGAAAAGGGCACTTACCGTTTTAGTACCGGTGTTCGCCATGGCGCCATTTTCAGAACCTACGAGCAAAACGGCGAGCGCAAGTCTCTCCGCGATCCGAACGAAGCCTTGCCGGAAGGCGCCAAACTGCTGGATCACTTCCAGTCAGTTACCCTCGCAGAAAGCTATATCACCCTCGGTGCGCCGAATGAAAATGCACTCAAGCCTTATGGTAAAGGTTTGGAAGTGGTGCCAGTTTCCCACCCTAACGATGTGTACGAGGGCGAAAAATTCCGCGTACAGGTGCAATTCGATGGCAAACCGCTGGCAGACCAAAGCGTGCAGATTTTCCCGACGTATGTGGGTAAAGATGGCCATGCCAAAGCGATTCTGGATGTAAAAACCGATAGCAAAGGTTTTGCTGATCTGGCGCTGCCAAAGGCCGCCACTTATTTATTGCAAACCCGTTATCGCCACGCTGCACCCAAAGGCGCAGAGGCACCGCAATACAGTTACACCTACACCTTGTCATTTGAAGTTGGCAAGCAGTAA
- the modA gene encoding molybdate ABC transporter substrate-binding protein, giving the protein MLTTKNRLQKALLAFFISVTCQFFSIGIAHADEIRVSAAASLTDVMQELNEQWEQEHPQQKIKTSFAGSSTLAKQIEHGAPADIFISADKDWADYLEQRKLLDSTSRMDLLQNDLVIITPVNNDIAIVMDKNFDTSVFVKNRLCTGDTASVPVGKYAKQALQYYGWWDAVTRNLVETEDVRTALAFVERGECKLGIVYRTDALMTGKVKIIATFSKESHSAIVYPGSLTARSSPEAEQFWLFLQSPKAAAVFERYGFTLFQ; this is encoded by the coding sequence ATGTTAACCACCAAAAACAGACTACAAAAAGCGCTACTCGCCTTTTTTATTAGCGTCACTTGCCAGTTTTTTTCAATCGGCATAGCTCACGCCGATGAAATCAGGGTATCTGCCGCTGCCAGTCTCACCGACGTTATGCAGGAACTCAACGAACAATGGGAGCAAGAGCATCCGCAGCAAAAAATTAAAACCTCCTTTGCCGGATCGTCAACTTTAGCCAAACAAATAGAACACGGAGCCCCGGCGGATATATTTATTTCTGCGGATAAAGACTGGGCTGATTATCTGGAACAACGCAAGCTTCTGGATTCGACCAGCCGAATGGATTTACTACAAAATGATCTGGTCATCATTACCCCTGTAAACAATGATATCGCGATCGTTATGGATAAAAATTTTGATACCTCGGTATTTGTAAAAAACAGATTGTGCACTGGCGATACCGCCTCTGTGCCCGTCGGTAAATATGCCAAACAGGCCTTGCAATACTATGGCTGGTGGGATGCAGTTACCCGCAATCTGGTAGAAACAGAAGATGTGCGCACCGCACTGGCATTTGTGGAACGCGGTGAATGCAAATTGGGTATTGTTTATAGAACCGATGCACTGATGACCGGTAAAGTAAAAATTATTGCTACTTTCTCCAAAGAAAGCCATTCCGCTATTGTTTATCCCGGCTCACTCACCGCCAGATCCAGCCCCGAAGCCGAACAATTCTGGTTGTTTTTACAGTCACCAAAGGCAGCAGCAGTGTTTGAACGCTACGGGTTTACCCTCTTTCAATAA
- a CDS encoding BaiN/RdsA family NAD(P)/FAD-dependent oxidoreductase, with product MTLPAETDVLIIGAGAAGLFCGATAGKRGRRVLVVDHANKPGKKILMSGGGRCNFTNLFTEPGNYLSENPHFCKSALKRFTQWDFLELVNKHGITWHEKKSGQLFCDTKAQAILDMLLDECAEAGANIRMHCTIEKIEALGEGSAPFRYRVSTSQGIIRVESLVIATGGLSIPTLGASGFGYNLATELGLQLYPLSAGLVPFTLSPEQLQPFKDCVGNSLEVTAHCGEQQFTESLLFTHRGLSGPAMLQISSYWRPGKTLSINLLPAMDLLAHLKDLQKQRPKVHLLTVIAELMTRSLAETLCNLWCSNKPLADYSHKEFEAIADHFHRWELIPAGTEGYRTAEVTLGGVDTDELSSKTMESKQHPGLFFIGEVVDVTGHLGGFNFQWAWASAHACGTYA from the coding sequence ATGACTCTCCCCGCAGAAACAGATGTATTGATTATTGGTGCCGGTGCTGCCGGGTTGTTTTGTGGTGCGACTGCGGGTAAACGCGGACGCCGCGTACTGGTGGTTGATCACGCCAATAAGCCCGGCAAAAAAATTCTGATGTCTGGTGGTGGCCGCTGCAATTTCACCAACCTGTTTACCGAACCCGGCAATTACCTGTCGGAAAACCCCCACTTTTGCAAATCGGCGCTAAAGCGTTTTACCCAGTGGGATTTTCTGGAGCTGGTCAATAAACACGGTATTACCTGGCACGAGAAGAAATCCGGGCAATTGTTTTGCGACACCAAAGCCCAAGCCATTCTGGATATGTTGCTGGATGAATGCGCAGAAGCCGGCGCCAATATTCGAATGCATTGCACCATTGAAAAAATAGAAGCCCTGGGCGAAGGTTCTGCGCCCTTCCGCTATCGGGTGTCTACCAGCCAGGGGATTATTCGGGTGGAATCACTGGTTATTGCTACCGGCGGTTTATCTATTCCCACCCTGGGAGCAAGCGGTTTTGGTTACAACCTCGCGACAGAATTGGGTTTGCAGCTCTATCCGCTGTCCGCGGGGCTGGTGCCATTTACCTTGTCACCGGAACAACTACAACCCTTCAAAGATTGTGTAGGCAACTCTCTTGAAGTAACCGCACACTGCGGTGAGCAACAATTTACAGAAAGCTTGTTGTTCACACACCGCGGCTTAAGCGGCCCGGCGATGCTGCAAATTTCATCTTACTGGCGACCGGGGAAAACACTTTCCATTAATTTGTTGCCTGCAATGGATTTGCTTGCGCATTTGAAAGATTTGCAAAAGCAACGCCCCAAAGTCCATCTATTAACAGTGATCGCCGAATTAATGACCCGTAGCCTGGCGGAAACCTTGTGTAATCTCTGGTGCAGCAACAAGCCACTGGCCGATTATTCACACAAGGAATTTGAAGCCATTGCCGATCATTTTCACCGCTGGGAATTGATACCGGCAGGCACCGAGGGTTATCGCACCGCAGAAGTGACGCTGGGTGGTGTAGATACCGATGAACTATCTTCAAAAACCATGGAAAGTAAACAACATCCCGGCCTGTTTTTTATTGGCGAAGTGGTTGATGTAACCGGCCACCTGGGCGGTTTCAATTTCCAATGGGCCTGGGCATCGGCTCATGCTTGCGGCACTTACGCATAA
- a CDS encoding DUF2271 domain-containing protein, whose protein sequence is MKCWLLWVLVFFSVQVAAQVSGQGKDAWIREDLLTAQGEALSVSVKGLSRKEVGALAVSLNEQLQQWQTALSAEQPSHEMPAALRTACETWREKTANHVSCRLGNLTDLWQGVAKEQSALPERSEIRKQARALARLKVEDLPQQSNNVLRWDYQPVLNGFLLDNALKHLVTGWPGIEAIELRLNDRLVQYSREKNASDYALQLSDDLHHVAVADAPGSLVMNNRAVAINAYKKLEWKSEHRRFSRLINPVDGWPKEFSPSVVVVAPDAITAEALANALTVMNIAKGIALINRLPETEALIMTSMGKVFASDGWYSLLIPDESHQALWERDMEFLVEYQTLPQAVAEYRRPYLAVWITDTDKNSVRQLLVHGESLRWLREIPLWWRRYGRRDETMIDGLARATPLPGQHMLVWDGRDDRGNKIEKGNYILHIEAAREHGERELVTLPFTLSGSTFNAAAKGNAELGSVSINFRKRS, encoded by the coding sequence ATGAAATGCTGGCTGCTTTGGGTGTTGGTTTTTTTCAGCGTACAGGTAGCAGCTCAGGTTTCAGGGCAAGGCAAGGATGCATGGATCAGGGAGGATCTTCTCACCGCGCAGGGTGAGGCGTTATCAGTGAGTGTGAAGGGCTTGTCCCGCAAGGAGGTGGGCGCACTCGCTGTTTCGTTGAACGAACAACTTCAGCAATGGCAAACCGCTTTATCGGCTGAACAGCCATCGCATGAAATGCCCGCAGCATTGCGCACGGCCTGTGAAACATGGCGGGAAAAAACCGCCAATCATGTCAGTTGCCGGTTAGGTAATTTAACCGATCTATGGCAAGGCGTGGCGAAAGAACAGAGCGCCTTGCCGGAGCGCAGCGAAATACGCAAGCAGGCGAGGGCGCTGGCACGCCTTAAAGTAGAAGATCTGCCGCAGCAAAGTAATAATGTTTTGCGTTGGGATTATCAGCCGGTATTAAACGGGTTTCTACTCGACAATGCGTTAAAGCATCTGGTTACCGGTTGGCCGGGTATCGAAGCGATTGAGTTGCGTTTGAATGATCGGCTGGTGCAGTACAGCCGCGAAAAAAATGCCTCTGATTATGCCTTGCAGTTGAGTGACGATTTACACCATGTTGCTGTTGCCGACGCGCCAGGTAGCCTGGTGATGAACAACCGGGCTGTGGCGATCAATGCTTACAAAAAACTGGAATGGAAATCTGAACATCGCCGCTTCAGCCGGTTGATAAATCCGGTTGATGGCTGGCCAAAAGAATTCTCACCATCAGTGGTTGTGGTTGCCCCTGATGCGATAACCGCCGAAGCGCTGGCTAATGCGTTAACGGTTATGAATATTGCCAAGGGTATTGCTCTCATTAATCGTTTGCCAGAAACAGAGGCACTGATAATGACAAGCATGGGAAAAGTTTTTGCGTCTGACGGTTGGTATTCGCTGTTAATTCCTGATGAATCTCACCAGGCACTGTGGGAGCGCGATATGGAATTTCTGGTGGAGTATCAAACTCTGCCACAGGCCGTTGCTGAATACCGCCGGCCTTACCTTGCGGTATGGATTACCGATACCGACAAAAATTCGGTACGCCAGTTGCTGGTGCATGGTGAAAGTTTGCGCTGGTTGCGTGAAATTCCTTTGTGGTGGCGTCGCTATGGCCGACGCGATGAAACCATGATTGATGGTCTCGCACGGGCAACGCCGTTACCCGGTCAGCATATGCTGGTGTGGGATGGTCGCGATGATCGCGGCAACAAAATTGAAAAAGGAAATTACATTCTTCACATTGAAGCCGCTCGTGAACATGGCGAGCGCGAATTGGTAACACTTCCTTTCACACTTTCCGGCAGCACTTTTAATGCTGCTGCGAAAGGCAACGCCGAATTGGGCAGTGTATCGATCAACTTCCGAAAGCGATCGTGA
- the nfuA gene encoding Fe-S biogenesis protein NfuA yields MVNVEITESAQAYLKDLLDRQKDNDGIGIRMFVASPGTAQAETCIAYCRPGEEKEEDVAVELNGFTAWFEGRSLPFLEDAKVDYATDRMGGQLTIRAPNSKMPRVNDDSPLEDRINYVLYNDVNPSLASHGGNVSLVEVTDDMIAVLQFGGGCQGCGSVAITLKQGIEVQLMDKLPELKGIRDVTDHTDRSNAYM; encoded by the coding sequence ATGGTTAATGTAGAAATTACTGAATCCGCTCAGGCCTATTTGAAAGACCTGCTGGACCGTCAAAAAGACAACGATGGCATCGGTATCCGCATGTTCGTTGCCAGCCCGGGTACCGCCCAGGCTGAAACCTGTATCGCCTACTGCCGCCCGGGTGAAGAAAAGGAAGAAGACGTTGCTGTAGAACTGAATGGATTCACCGCCTGGTTTGAAGGCCGCAGCTTGCCGTTTCTGGAAGATGCCAAAGTCGATTATGCCACCGACAGAATGGGCGGCCAGCTTACTATCCGTGCCCCCAACTCGAAAATGCCACGCGTCAACGACGACAGCCCGCTGGAAGATCGCATCAACTACGTGCTGTACAACGACGTAAACCCCAGCCTGGCCTCCCACGGCGGCAACGTGAGCCTGGTAGAAGTGACCGATGATATGATCGCCGTATTGCAATTCGGCGGCGGTTGTCAGGGTTGCGGTTCTGTAGCGATTACTCTGAAGCAGGGCATCGAAGTTCAATTGATGGACAAACTGCCCGAACTCAAAGGCATCCGCGACGTAACTGACCATACAGACCGTAGTAATGCGTATATGTAA